Proteins co-encoded in one Candidatus Nomurabacteria bacterium genomic window:
- a CDS encoding F0F1 ATP synthase subunit beta, with protein MSEILGIVTAIKGGVVDITCAGALPPVHALLKTAGQGTLLEVIEQSSATSVRAIALSRLSYVKRGEAVVLTDEVLQTAVGDAMLGHAFNIFGEPIDGTEVVLHDSRPLHGSPLTWNAQQAHAKTTVLETGIKIIDVLTPFRSNDRVGLFGGAGVGKTILMTELIHNSALADSSAAVFAGIGERIREGNDLLTILAELDILHKTSLYFGEMDKGPGVRSRTGLAAVTASEYIRDVLDKDVFLFIDNIFRHAMAGMEVGSMLGHIPSELGYQATLEQEISALQERIRGNGRRHITSLQTVYVPADDITDPAVAAIFAHLDTSIVLSRDIAAKGIYPAIDVLRSSAHALDRDIVGDRHYEIASDIRTLYQKYEELSHIIAILGIDELPKADQLAAKRAERLQRFMTQPLHVTEHFSGEPGVSVSLEEALDGCERILQGECDDWSLEDVYMIGALPKRKKA; from the coding sequence ATGAGCGAGATACTAGGTATAGTTACAGCAATCAAAGGCGGCGTGGTAGATATCACGTGTGCTGGCGCATTGCCGCCCGTTCACGCGCTCCTTAAAACTGCTGGGCAAGGAACTTTGCTTGAGGTGATTGAGCAGTCGAGTGCAACGAGCGTGCGTGCTATCGCCCTCTCTCGCCTCTCCTACGTGAAGCGTGGTGAAGCGGTGGTGCTTACAGATGAGGTGCTACAAACCGCCGTTGGTGATGCGATGCTTGGTCATGCCTTTAACATTTTTGGCGAACCGATTGATGGTACTGAGGTGGTGCTGCATGATAGTCGACCACTGCACGGCTCGCCACTTACCTGGAATGCGCAACAGGCGCATGCCAAAACCACCGTGCTTGAAACCGGTATCAAGATTATTGATGTGCTGACGCCGTTTCGATCCAATGATCGTGTGGGGCTTTTTGGCGGCGCGGGTGTTGGTAAGACGATTTTGATGACTGAGCTGATTCACAATAGTGCGCTCGCCGATTCAAGCGCGGCAGTATTTGCTGGTATCGGCGAGCGCATCCGTGAAGGTAACGATCTGCTTACCATTCTTGCTGAACTCGACATTTTACATAAGACCTCCCTCTATTTTGGTGAAATGGATAAAGGACCTGGTGTGCGTTCGCGTACTGGCTTGGCAGCCGTGACTGCTTCTGAGTACATTCGCGACGTACTCGACAAAGATGTCTTTTTGTTTATTGATAATATCTTCCGTCACGCTATGGCCGGGATGGAAGTTGGTTCTATGCTTGGACATATTCCATCTGAGCTTGGCTATCAGGCAACCCTTGAACAAGAAATCTCAGCCCTCCAAGAACGTATCCGCGGTAACGGTCGCCGGCACATTACGTCCTTGCAGACTGTCTATGTACCAGCTGACGACATTACCGATCCAGCTGTGGCTGCGATTTTTGCCCATCTCGATACGTCGATTGTGCTCTCGCGTGATATTGCCGCCAAAGGAATTTATCCCGCAATTGACGTACTTCGGTCGAGTGCACATGCACTCGACCGAGACATTGTCGGTGACCGGCATTACGAGATTGCTAGCGATATTCGCACCCTCTACCAGAAGTACGAAGAGCTGTCGCATATCATCGCTATTCTTGGTATTGATGAACTGCCTAAGGCAGATCAATTGGCAGCAAAGCGCGCTGAGCGTCTTCAGCGCTTTATGACCCAACCACTCCATGTTACTGAACATTTCAGTGGTGAGCCGGGTGTGTCCGTCTCGCTTGAGGAAGCGCTTGATGGCTGTGAGCGCATTTTACAGGGAGAATGCGATGATTGGTCGCTAGAGGATGTCTATATGATTGGCGCGCTTCCTAAGCGTAAAAAAGCATGA
- a CDS encoding F0F1 ATP synthase subunit gamma, whose product MKSFTDHKKQLAGFEDVLETVQVLEKIAAGKLHALEDQSIKLASYTEVIARLMVRLEGFTSASFKTASARCAKDKPRTLLVVLSGDRGLVGDLWHRLYDHYFEAALETHDMLVIGAKAQALWPAADGVTHYMFADRFPTDAEVMALADRLSNKVQSGTYAAVKFLYPKPQSLTVYHPVIADLLPLAVDESVLPTNEPLTGFPIIEGVVEDYKQSLLKKYLLARLHQFLQETALAEFSARTVGLEHAGAKTETIIADTMRQYRRWRRHEDTAKQLERFSAISSL is encoded by the coding sequence ATGAAATCCTTCACAGACCATAAAAAGCAGCTAGCGGGCTTTGAGGACGTGCTGGAGACGGTGCAGGTCTTAGAGAAAATCGCAGCCGGAAAACTGCATGCGCTTGAGGATCAAAGCATAAAATTAGCTTCGTACACTGAAGTGATTGCCAGACTGATGGTGCGGCTTGAAGGTTTTACATCAGCGTCATTTAAAACAGCATCCGCTCGGTGTGCGAAAGATAAACCGCGGACACTTTTGGTTGTGCTTTCTGGTGACCGTGGTTTGGTGGGCGACCTCTGGCATCGGCTCTATGATCATTATTTTGAAGCAGCACTCGAGACTCATGACATGCTTGTAATTGGCGCGAAAGCGCAGGCGCTCTGGCCAGCAGCTGACGGTGTAACTCATTACATGTTTGCAGACCGCTTCCCGACAGATGCTGAAGTCATGGCGTTGGCTGACAGACTTTCTAATAAGGTGCAGTCTGGTACTTACGCTGCAGTGAAATTCCTCTACCCTAAGCCGCAGTCACTCACCGTCTATCATCCCGTCATTGCTGATTTGCTGCCACTTGCGGTCGATGAGTCGGTTTTACCTACAAATGAACCACTAACTGGATTCCCCATCATTGAAGGGGTGGTTGAGGATTACAAACAGTCACTCTTAAAGAAGTATCTGCTTGCGCGACTTCATCAGTTTTTGCAAGAAACTGCCTTGGCAGAGTTTTCAGCTCGTACCGTAGGACTCGAGCATGCGGGTGCAAAAACCGAAACCATCATCGCCGATACTATGCGACAATACAGAAGATGGCGTCGACATGAAGATACGGCGAAGCAGCTTGAACGTTTTTCAGCCATTTCATCACTATGA
- a CDS encoding F0F1 ATP synthase subunit alpha, translating into MSHVRHTKKNTGQIVTFYAGVAKLSGLAEVFIHELLEDTNHQPAALVIGFTDEYVEALFIDAHFDTTQPVYRTGKQFSVSVSDAYIGRVVNALSEPLDGFAPVPDGVETSVFLEAPPIIHRKPITRPLMTGIKVIDATLPLGRGQRELIIGDRKLGKSTIATDIVLNQKHEAEPVYCIYVSCGQRTQKLDELVNDLEENNALLYSTVVAATTNDSYFAQYIVPFVGCTVAEHFRNSGRDALVVYDDLSRHAKVYRDISLILGRVPGREAYPGDVFALHATLLERAAQLSDDQSGGSLTALPIIETLEGDVTAYIPTNIISITDGQVYLERGLFQKNFLPAVNVGLSVSRVGSQVQPPVLKEVLSGIRLALAQHKELQKLSQLETTVSESVKNEIHRGNLLLDLLKQDKHTCVTFAEQAVLFYAVEHGFFDDFSENTWSHFMNYLLELFRSRHRALLKKIATGTFDEKTKVRVKEIIEDFKHDFITNEAVV; encoded by the coding sequence ATGAGTCACGTTAGGCACACAAAAAAGAATACGGGGCAGATTGTCACGTTTTATGCTGGTGTAGCGAAACTCTCTGGTCTGGCAGAAGTGTTTATTCATGAGTTGTTAGAAGACACAAATCATCAGCCGGCAGCATTAGTAATTGGTTTTACGGACGAGTATGTAGAAGCGTTATTTATCGACGCTCATTTTGACACCACCCAGCCGGTCTATCGCACGGGTAAGCAATTTTCAGTGTCGGTATCAGATGCGTATATTGGCCGCGTGGTAAACGCGCTTTCAGAGCCGCTTGATGGCTTTGCGCCGGTCCCCGATGGCGTCGAGACCTCTGTCTTTTTGGAGGCGCCGCCAATTATTCATCGTAAGCCAATTACGCGCCCGCTCATGACTGGTATTAAGGTAATTGATGCTACTTTACCGCTCGGGAGAGGTCAGCGTGAGCTAATCATCGGTGATCGTAAGCTTGGGAAAAGCACCATTGCTACCGATATTGTGCTTAATCAAAAACATGAGGCTGAGCCGGTGTATTGTATTTATGTATCGTGTGGTCAGCGTACACAGAAGCTTGATGAGCTCGTGAACGACCTCGAGGAAAACAATGCTCTCCTCTACTCCACTGTGGTGGCGGCTACGACTAATGATTCGTACTTCGCACAGTACATTGTGCCGTTTGTGGGCTGTACGGTCGCTGAGCATTTTCGTAATTCTGGGCGCGATGCACTTGTGGTGTACGATGATTTGTCTCGTCATGCCAAAGTGTACCGCGATATCTCACTTATTCTTGGTCGTGTGCCGGGACGTGAAGCCTATCCGGGTGATGTTTTTGCGCTTCATGCCACGCTCTTGGAGCGCGCCGCACAATTATCTGATGATCAAAGTGGCGGCTCACTCACTGCCCTGCCGATTATCGAGACCCTTGAAGGCGATGTGACTGCCTATATCCCGACAAATATTATTTCGATTACTGACGGTCAGGTGTACCTTGAGCGTGGTCTGTTTCAGAAGAATTTTTTGCCAGCGGTTAATGTCGGCTTGTCAGTGTCGCGTGTTGGTTCGCAGGTGCAGCCGCCGGTCCTTAAAGAAGTGCTTAGCGGTATTCGGTTAGCACTCGCGCAACACAAGGAGCTGCAGAAACTTTCGCAGCTTGAAACTACGGTAAGTGAGTCGGTTAAAAATGAAATTCACCGCGGTAATCTCCTGTTAGATTTACTGAAGCAAGATAAACACACTTGCGTTACATTTGCTGAGCAGGCTGTGCTTTTCTATGCGGTCGAACATGGTTTCTTTGATGACTTTAGTGAAAATACTTGGAGTCACTTTATGAATTATCTACTCGAACTCTTTAGAAGTCGCCATCGTGCTCTGCTTAAGAAAATTGCCACTGGCACTTTTGACGAGAAGACAAAAGTTCGGGTGAAAGAAATCATCGAGGATTTTAAACATGATTTTATAACTAACGAAGCAGTAGTATGA
- a CDS encoding ATP synthase F0 subunit C, which translates to MIQDPSAFAIAIGSIGPAIAIGMIGAAALIAMGRNPDNSDKIQLAMIIAIAFAEAIAIYVLVVALILKFVG; encoded by the coding sequence ATGATTCAAGATCCTTCAGCATTTGCGATTGCGATTGGCTCCATTGGCCCTGCGATTGCCATCGGCATGATTGGTGCGGCCGCGCTTATCGCTATGGGGCGCAATCCAGACAATTCCGACAAGATTCAGCTGGCAATGATTATCGCGATTGCTTTTGCCGAAGCGATTGCTATTTACGTACTGGTGGTAGCGCTCATTCTTAAGTTTGTTGGATAA
- a CDS encoding F0F1 ATP synthase subunit A — protein sequence MPGISIQSEYVLSVFGFLITNTFFTTLVASLLLMGLAWYYHVHRRESENSNVLLKGWHIIVMELLRLADTVTQSRALSKRVLPLIATLFLFIFTTNLIALLPGFLGSFYVATDAGEVSLFRSPNSDLTTTLALAIVTVFSIQWFAVKASGWQGYLKHFFNFSGIIPFILGLFEAMSESMRILSFSFRLFGNVFAGEVLLIVIAFLVPYILPVPFMVLEFFISLIQAYIFCVLALTFVRLSTEHLPTERG from the coding sequence ATGCCCGGCATTAGTATTCAGTCTGAATATGTGCTCTCCGTGTTTGGGTTTTTAATTACCAATACGTTTTTTACGACTTTGGTTGCCTCACTGCTCTTGATGGGTTTGGCTTGGTACTACCATGTGCATCGGCGAGAGTCTGAGAATAGTAATGTGCTGCTGAAAGGTTGGCATATCATTGTGATGGAGCTGCTCCGACTCGCTGATACGGTCACGCAAAGTCGCGCACTTTCAAAGCGCGTGTTGCCGCTCATTGCGACACTCTTTCTATTTATCTTTACCACTAATCTCATTGCTTTGTTGCCGGGTTTTTTGGGTTCTTTTTACGTTGCGACCGATGCTGGCGAGGTGTCACTCTTTCGCTCGCCAAATAGCGACCTTACCACCACGCTTGCGCTCGCTATTGTGACCGTCTTCTCGATTCAATGGTTTGCAGTGAAAGCAAGTGGTTGGCAGGGCTATCTCAAACACTTTTTCAATTTCTCAGGCATTATTCCGTTTATCCTCGGCTTGTTTGAAGCAATGTCAGAAAGCATGCGTATCCTTTCGTTTTCATTTCGTCTCTTCGGCAATGTGTTTGCTGGCGAGGTGCTGCTCATCGTGATTGCGTTTCTTGTGCCGTACATTCTCCCGGTGCCGTTTATGGTGCTGGAGTTTTTTATTAGCCTGATTCAAGCCTATATCTTCTGCGTGCTCGCACTTACCTTTGTGCGGCTCAGTACTGAGCATTTGCCAACAGAAAGAGGATAA
- a CDS encoding AtpZ/AtpI family protein produces MNKEDGFKFSYALSLATQLGFLMASSVAGFVLLGYWLDGKLGTSPIFIIGGALIGIVLTIYEAYHMMKPLITKSVQK; encoded by the coding sequence ATGAATAAAGAAGATGGCTTCAAATTTTCATACGCTCTTTCGCTGGCGACTCAGCTCGGTTTTTTGATGGCATCGTCGGTTGCGGGCTTTGTGTTGCTTGGCTATTGGCTCGATGGCAAACTCGGTACGAGTCCGATTTTTATTATTGGCGGCGCGCTCATCGGTATCGTGCTCACTATCTATGAGGCGTACCACATGATGAAGCCGCTTATTACTAAGTCAGTGCAAAAATAA
- a CDS encoding alanine--tRNA ligase yields the protein MTGNDIRKKYLDFMAAKGHAVVPSSALVPDNDPTTLFTGSGMQPMVPYLLGETHPKGVRIADSQKCFRAEDIEEVGDNRHTTFFEMLGNWSFGDYFKEEQIDWMFTFLVDELGLDPNKLYITAFGGDEASGVPIDDEAPKHWQRLFGEKGIDARVAHMGSEEDGYKRGMKEGERIFYYNAKKNWWSRAGVPQNMPVGEPGGPDSEMFYDFGTEHDPKWGEHCHPNCDCGRFMEIGNNVFMQYIKKGEGEFEELKNRNIDFGGGLERIAAAVNNEPDVFKIDLLWNVITQIQKLSGKFYIDNEEAFRVIADHIRGAVFMIGDGVFPSNSEQGYFVRRLLRRAVRYADQLGIPAGEFKNLAESVITTYEAHYTNLGEKRDVIKEAIEKEEAQFRKTLENGLKQFNKIELQVHLSKEELQQAKATGKIEGAKTRKAIGAKNAFDLFTTFGFPIELTEEIASEKGLVVDRLGFEKLMTEHREKSRAGAEQKFKGGLADNSEKVVQYHTATHLMLAALREILGTHVHQAGSNITGERLRYDFTHGEKVARETLDKVEAWVNHAIKTGGVVTIETMSKDAAEQDPAIEGSFWDRYPDEVKVYVMTGNDGTIFSKELCGGPHVEKLEDIEGTFKITKEESSSAGVRRIKAVLQ from the coding sequence ATGACGGGAAACGACATTCGTAAAAAATATCTAGATTTTATGGCCGCCAAAGGCCACGCTGTTGTGCCGTCTTCAGCCTTGGTGCCAGACAACGACCCAACCACACTCTTCACCGGAAGTGGTATGCAGCCAATGGTGCCGTATTTGCTTGGCGAAACGCACCCAAAGGGCGTTCGCATTGCCGACTCACAGAAGTGTTTCCGCGCTGAAGATATCGAAGAAGTGGGTGACAATCGTCACACTACGTTCTTTGAGATGCTCGGCAACTGGTCATTTGGTGATTACTTTAAAGAAGAACAAATCGACTGGATGTTTACGTTCTTAGTAGACGAACTCGGTCTCGACCCAAATAAGCTCTACATCACAGCCTTTGGCGGCGATGAAGCCAGTGGCGTACCAATCGACGACGAAGCACCAAAGCACTGGCAGCGTCTGTTTGGCGAAAAAGGAATTGATGCACGGGTAGCACACATGGGTAGCGAAGAAGATGGCTATAAGCGCGGCATGAAAGAAGGGGAGCGGATTTTCTACTACAACGCCAAGAAAAACTGGTGGAGCCGAGCTGGCGTGCCGCAAAATATGCCCGTTGGTGAACCAGGGGGTCCTGACTCTGAGATGTTTTATGATTTCGGTACCGAACACGACCCGAAGTGGGGCGAACACTGCCACCCAAACTGTGACTGTGGTCGCTTCATGGAAATCGGCAACAACGTCTTCATGCAGTACATCAAGAAGGGTGAAGGGGAGTTTGAAGAACTCAAGAACCGCAACATCGACTTTGGTGGTGGACTTGAACGTATTGCTGCCGCCGTAAACAACGAACCTGACGTCTTTAAGATCGATCTCCTCTGGAACGTCATTACCCAAATTCAGAAACTTTCCGGAAAGTTCTACATCGATAATGAGGAGGCGTTTCGGGTGATTGCCGACCATATCCGTGGCGCAGTGTTTATGATTGGTGACGGTGTGTTCCCAAGCAACAGTGAGCAGGGGTACTTTGTACGCCGCCTCTTGCGTCGTGCGGTACGATACGCTGACCAGCTCGGTATTCCAGCTGGCGAATTTAAGAACCTAGCTGAAAGTGTCATTACTACCTACGAAGCTCACTACACCAATCTCGGCGAGAAGCGTGACGTTATTAAGGAAGCAATTGAGAAAGAAGAAGCGCAATTCCGTAAGACACTGGAAAACGGCCTGAAGCAATTCAATAAAATTGAACTCCAAGTACACCTCAGCAAAGAAGAACTACAGCAAGCCAAAGCAACCGGCAAGATTGAAGGGGCAAAGACCAGAAAGGCCATTGGCGCAAAAAATGCCTTTGATCTCTTTACTACGTTCGGATTCCCGATTGAGCTCACTGAAGAAATCGCGTCTGAAAAAGGCCTCGTGGTAGATCGCCTTGGCTTTGAAAAGCTCATGACTGAACATCGCGAAAAGTCTCGCGCTGGCGCAGAGCAGAAATTTAAGGGTGGGCTAGCCGACAACTCAGAAAAGGTAGTACAGTATCACACAGCAACACACCTGATGCTCGCAGCGCTTCGCGAGATTCTCGGCACGCACGTCCATCAGGCCGGTTCAAACATTACTGGCGAACGACTCCGCTACGACTTCACGCACGGAGAAAAAGTAGCGCGAGAAACGCTAGATAAGGTAGAAGCTTGGGTCAACCACGCCATTAAGACCGGGGGAGTGGTGACGATTGAAACCATGAGCAAAGACGCTGCCGAGCAAGACCCAGCCATCGAAGGCAGCTTCTGGGATCGGTATCCAGACGAAGTAAAGGTCTACGTCATGACCGGCAATGACGGCACCATCTTCTCAAAAGAGCTTTGTGGAGGACCGCACGTCGAGAAGCTTGAAGATATTGAAGGCACTTTCAAAATCACTAAGGAAGAATCGTCTTCTGCTGGTGTACGCCGCATTAAGGCCGTTCTTCAGTAG